One segment of Setaria viridis chromosome 4, Setaria_viridis_v4.0, whole genome shotgun sequence DNA contains the following:
- the LOC117851780 gene encoding UMP-CMP kinase 1 yields the protein MADAIKTEAGSFPPGKKITVVFVIGGPGSGKGTQCSKIVKHFGFTHLSAGDLLREEAKSDTEQGAMIKNLMHEGKLVPSELIVKLLLRAMLQSGNDKFLVDGFPRNEENRQAYDNIIGIEPEFVLFIDCSKEEMERRILNRNQGRDDDNIDTIRRRFQVFQESTLPVVQYYEKRGKLRRVDGAKSADEVFEDVKAIFVQLNTQVNQGSSVSRAQSNPLKRFVDLFCGCFGTQEETN from the exons ATGGCAGATGCGATCAAG ACTGAAGCTGGATCATTTCCTCCTGGGAAGAAGATAACGGTTGTGTTTGTCATAG GTGGCCCTGGCAGTGGCAAGGGCACTCAGTGTTCTAAGATTGTCAAACACTTTGGCTTCACCCATCTCAGCGCTGGCGATCTTCTGCGTGAGGAAGCTAAATCTGACACCGAACAGGG TGCGATGATAAAGAACCTGATGCATGAAGGGAAGCTCGTGCCATCAGAGCTCATTGTCAAGCTACTGTTGAGGGCCATGCTTCAAAGTGGAAATGATAAGTTCCTTGTTGATGGATTTCCTCGAAATGAAGAGAACCGTCAAGCTTACGATAACATT ATTGGCATTGAACCTGAGTTTGTACTATTCATCGACTGCTCAAAGGAAGAGATGGAGCGCCGGATTCTAAACCGAAATCAG GGAAGAGATGATGACAACATCGACACCATTAGGAGGCGGTTCCAAGTTTTCCAGGAGTCGACTTTGCCTGTTGTTCAGTACTATGAGAAAAGAGGGAAGCTTCGAAGG GTTGATGGTGCTAAATCCGCTGATGAGGTTTTTGAGGACGTGAAGGCCATATTCGTGCAACTCAACACCCAG GTAAACCAAGGTAGCAGTGTGAGCAGAGCACAGAGCAATCCACTGAAGCGGTTTGTTGACCTGTTCTGCG GTTGCTTTGGGACGCAGGAGGAGACAAACTAA